The following are encoded in a window of Variovorax paradoxus genomic DNA:
- the tssH gene encoding type VI secretion system ATPase TssH: protein MTDIRRVSLFSKLNPMLYKALETATAFAKLRGNAYVELVHWLHQILQLQDSDLLRIVKRAGLNLDAVEQDLVRALDRLPHGATSISDISEHVDHAVERAWVYASLRFEATSIRGAYLLAGIVKTPGLRQVLSGISREFDKLVPDVLVAQLAAWTEGSPEDDYDAASEAGTGAPVAQHQGDAPAAGGSALAKYASDLTAKARAGELDPVYGRDDEIRQIVDILMRRRQNNPLLTGEAGVGKTAVVEGLASRLAAGDVPPSLKDVSLWVLDPTLLQAGAGVKGEFEQRLRQVIDEVEKSPKPIVLFVDEVHTLVGAGGTAGTGDAANLLKPALARGRLRTIGATTWSEYKKYIEKDPALTRRFQTIQVHEPTEPKAVVMLRGISAELEKHHGVLILDAALEAAVSLSHRYIPARQLPDKAVSLLDTACARVALSQHALPAALEDLKRRIEVLGIESGIAGREAAIGVGEHQRVEDIAAQVAAAQAELELLEQRRVEEAALVERIVALRKLLSPAAVPVQAEVEDHNEEEAPAEPERTPEEIRAELDEAQDQLVQLQGETPLILAAVDAQAVATVVADWTGIPIGRMVRDDAQSVLRLGEILSARVVAQPDALETISRRIRTARARLDNPNKPVGVFLLCGPSGVGKTETALALSEALYGGEQNLVTINMSEFQESHTVSTLKGAPPGYVGYGEGGVLTEAVRRRPYSVVLLDEIEKAHPDVHEIFFQVFDKGWMEDGEGRHIDFRNTVIIMTSNVGTDLVMQLCEDPTLRPDPEPLAAALREPLLKVFAPALLGRLVVVPYYPLQADALHRIIRLQLDRIAARLQANHGIALAYNDSAVALVARRCTAIESGGRMIDAILTHTILPRLSEEVIGATVSARKLAGVQLGAAGDDFTYEFSEA from the coding sequence CCGCCGCGTCTCTCTTTTCTCCAAACTGAATCCGATGCTCTACAAGGCATTGGAGACTGCCACTGCGTTCGCCAAGCTGCGCGGCAATGCCTACGTTGAACTCGTGCACTGGCTGCACCAGATCCTGCAGCTGCAGGACAGCGACCTGCTGCGCATCGTCAAGCGCGCGGGGCTCAACCTCGATGCGGTCGAGCAGGACCTCGTGCGCGCGCTCGACCGCCTGCCGCACGGTGCCACCTCGATCAGCGATATCTCCGAGCACGTCGACCACGCCGTCGAGCGCGCGTGGGTGTACGCGAGCCTGCGCTTCGAAGCCACGTCGATCCGCGGCGCCTACCTGCTCGCGGGCATCGTGAAGACGCCGGGCCTGCGCCAGGTGCTCTCGGGCATCTCGCGCGAGTTCGACAAGCTCGTGCCCGACGTGCTCGTCGCGCAGCTCGCGGCATGGACCGAAGGCTCGCCGGAAGACGACTACGACGCCGCGTCGGAGGCGGGCACGGGCGCGCCCGTGGCGCAGCACCAGGGCGATGCGCCCGCCGCCGGCGGCTCGGCGCTCGCCAAGTACGCGAGCGACCTCACGGCCAAGGCGCGCGCGGGCGAGCTCGACCCCGTGTACGGCCGCGACGACGAGATCCGCCAGATCGTCGACATCCTCATGCGCCGCCGCCAGAACAACCCGCTGCTCACCGGCGAGGCCGGTGTCGGCAAGACCGCCGTGGTCGAAGGCCTGGCCTCGCGCCTGGCCGCAGGCGACGTACCGCCCTCGCTGAAGGACGTGTCGCTGTGGGTGCTCGACCCCACGCTGCTGCAGGCCGGCGCGGGCGTGAAGGGCGAGTTCGAGCAGCGGCTGCGGCAGGTGATCGACGAGGTCGAGAAAAGCCCCAAGCCCATCGTGCTGTTCGTCGACGAAGTGCACACGCTGGTGGGCGCGGGCGGCACCGCCGGCACCGGCGACGCGGCGAACCTGCTCAAGCCCGCGCTTGCACGCGGGCGGCTGCGCACCATCGGCGCCACGACGTGGTCGGAGTACAAGAAGTACATCGAGAAAGACCCGGCGCTCACGCGGCGCTTCCAGACCATCCAGGTGCACGAGCCCACCGAGCCGAAGGCCGTGGTCATGCTGCGCGGAATTTCGGCCGAGCTGGAAAAACACCACGGCGTGCTCATCCTCGATGCCGCGCTCGAAGCGGCCGTGAGCCTGTCGCACCGCTACATTCCCGCGCGCCAGTTGCCCGACAAGGCCGTGAGCCTGCTCGACACGGCATGTGCGCGCGTGGCGCTGAGCCAGCATGCCCTGCCCGCAGCGCTCGAAGATCTGAAGCGGCGCATCGAGGTGCTCGGCATCGAGTCGGGCATCGCGGGACGCGAGGCGGCGATCGGTGTCGGCGAGCACCAGCGCGTCGAAGATATCGCGGCGCAAGTGGCGGCGGCGCAGGCCGAACTCGAACTGCTGGAGCAGCGGCGCGTGGAAGAGGCCGCGCTGGTCGAGCGCATCGTTGCGTTGCGCAAGCTGTTGTCGCCTGCGGCGGTGCCGGTGCAGGCTGAGGTCGAAGACCACAACGAAGAAGAAGCGCCCGCCGAGCCCGAAAGGACACCCGAAGAAATTCGCGCCGAACTCGACGAGGCACAAGACCAGCTCGTGCAGCTGCAAGGCGAGACACCGCTCATCCTCGCAGCCGTCGATGCGCAGGCCGTCGCCACGGTGGTTGCGGACTGGACCGGCATTCCCATCGGCCGCATGGTGCGCGACGATGCGCAGTCGGTGCTGCGGCTCGGCGAGATTCTGTCGGCCCGCGTGGTCGCGCAGCCCGATGCGCTGGAGACCATCTCGCGGCGCATCCGCACCGCGCGTGCGCGGCTGGACAACCCCAACAAGCCCGTCGGCGTGTTCCTGCTGTGTGGCCCCTCGGGCGTCGGCAAGACCGAGACCGCCCTCGCGCTGTCCGAGGCGCTGTACGGCGGCGAGCAGAACCTCGTCACCATCAACATGAGCGAGTTCCAGGAGTCGCACACCGTCTCCACGCTCAAGGGCGCACCGCCCGGCTACGTGGGCTATGGCGAAGGCGGCGTGCTCACCGAGGCCGTGCGCCGCCGGCCTTACAGCGTGGTGCTGCTCGACGAGATCGAGAAGGCGCACCCCGACGTGCACGAGATCTTCTTCCAGGTCTTCGACAAGGGCTGGATGGAAGACGGCGAAGGCCGCCACATCGACTTCCGCAACACCGTGATCATCATGACGTCGAACGTCGGCACCGACCTCGTCATGCAGCTGTGCGAAGACCCGACGTTGCGCCCCGACCCCGAGCCGCTGGCCGCCGCGCTGCGCGAGCCGCTGCTGAAGGTGTTTGCGCCCGCGCTGCTCGGGCGGCTCGTGGTCGTGCCTTACTACCCGCTGCAGGCCGATGCGCTGCACCGGATCATTCGCCTGCAGCTGGACCGCATCGCGGCGCGCCTGCAGGCCAACCACGGCATTGCATTGGCTTACAACGACAGCGCCGTCGCGCTTGTCGCACGCCGCTGCACGGCCATAGAGTCGGGTGGACGGATGATCGACGCGATCCTCACGCACACCATCCTGCCCCGACTGAGCGAAGAAGTCATCGGCGCCACCGTCAGTGCGCGCAAGCTCGCCGGCGTGCAGCTGGGCGCAGCAGGCGACGACTTCACGTACGAGTTTTCCGAAGCGTAG
- a CDS encoding type VI secretion system Vgr family protein, whose translation MTRIVRAHTSLGEDRLKFRSMHGSEGLSQLFEFEVDLLSPSASIDLKSVLGKPLALEILTATAQPRFLNGQVVRFSMIGREGDTPRYTVYRATVRPWLWYLTRSSDNKIFQNKSVVEILEEVFGDYGFAFEKKLSNSYRQWEYCVQYNESDFAFVSRLMELEGIYYYFKHEKNQHTLVLADDIAAHEAMPGYETIDHFAADRDIGEDLEVIREWQPSEEVRSGRYTVDDFNFTTPKGDLVNVRSQPRGHDNGDYEMYEWLGDYPQAGDGEHYARVRLEESQALAQRSVGRATVRGLAPGGTFTMRNAPRSDDNREYLVVAVDYALREGGYASGAAPGEYNFDFVVQPSAQAFRAQRHTPVPRTSGPQTATVVGPEGEEIWTDEYGRVKVQFHWDRVGQRNENSSRFVRVSHIWAGERFGGVFTPRIGQEVVVDFIGGRIDRPVIVGRVYNADQMPPFSLPGEATKSGIVTRSSKGGSSANANAFVFEDKRGAEQVLLHAERNLDVEVEGDETHTTDKTRTTLIKGHESATYEAGEERHITAGAVETIDGGEERTVTGGATETVAGGEQRTIAGGATETITGGEMRTVTGGITETVNGGVTLTVNGTVVRLLSGTDIRIVGAGRIEIVNAIDAKVVMGPNITTVTGPKIVFAPFIIHYADTYTINTVNYIVNAKVVIHNKPTQTLHIQEHSHWRWTRYDIEVWQGGTHNVAFDIYGMKLMVSKWFLSVNGIFVNLAAKTEIQTMNKYQVGWLKFGQFLKERKTHGMRAVKGTIFVKTN comes from the coding sequence GTGACCAGGATCGTGCGCGCCCATACATCGCTGGGTGAAGACCGGCTGAAGTTTCGTTCGATGCATGGCAGCGAGGGTTTGTCGCAGCTGTTCGAGTTCGAGGTGGACCTGCTGAGCCCGAGCGCGTCGATCGATCTGAAGTCGGTGCTGGGCAAGCCGCTGGCGCTGGAGATCCTGACGGCGACAGCGCAGCCGCGCTTTTTGAACGGCCAGGTGGTGCGCTTCTCGATGATCGGACGCGAAGGCGACACGCCGCGCTATACCGTGTACCGGGCGACGGTGCGCCCGTGGCTGTGGTACCTCACGCGCTCGAGCGACAACAAGATCTTCCAGAACAAGAGCGTGGTGGAGATCCTGGAAGAGGTGTTCGGCGACTACGGTTTCGCGTTCGAGAAGAAGCTCAGCAACAGCTATCGGCAGTGGGAGTACTGCGTGCAGTACAACGAGAGCGACTTCGCGTTCGTGAGCCGGCTGATGGAGCTCGAAGGCATCTACTACTACTTCAAGCACGAGAAGAACCAGCACACGCTGGTGCTGGCGGACGACATCGCCGCGCACGAGGCGATGCCGGGCTACGAGACCATCGACCACTTCGCGGCGGACCGCGACATCGGCGAAGACCTGGAGGTCATCCGCGAGTGGCAGCCCAGCGAGGAGGTTCGCTCGGGCCGCTACACGGTGGACGACTTCAACTTCACCACGCCCAAGGGCGACCTGGTGAATGTGCGTAGCCAGCCGCGCGGGCACGACAACGGCGACTACGAGATGTACGAGTGGCTGGGCGACTACCCGCAAGCCGGAGACGGCGAGCATTACGCGCGCGTGCGGCTGGAAGAGTCGCAGGCGCTGGCGCAGCGCAGCGTGGGCCGCGCGACCGTGCGCGGCCTGGCGCCGGGCGGCACCTTCACGATGCGCAACGCGCCGCGATCGGACGACAACCGAGAGTACCTTGTGGTGGCTGTCGACTACGCGCTGCGCGAGGGCGGCTATGCGAGCGGTGCGGCGCCGGGGGAATACAACTTCGACTTCGTGGTGCAGCCCAGCGCGCAGGCGTTCCGGGCACAGCGGCACACGCCGGTGCCGCGCACGAGCGGGCCGCAGACGGCGACCGTGGTGGGGCCCGAGGGCGAAGAGATCTGGACCGACGAATATGGGCGTGTGAAGGTGCAATTTCACTGGGACCGCGTGGGCCAGCGCAACGAGAACAGCTCGCGCTTCGTGCGCGTGTCGCACATCTGGGCGGGCGAGCGCTTCGGCGGTGTGTTCACGCCGCGCATCGGCCAGGAGGTGGTGGTGGACTTCATCGGCGGCCGCATCGACCGGCCGGTGATCGTGGGGCGCGTGTACAACGCCGACCAGATGCCACCGTTCTCGTTGCCGGGCGAGGCGACCAAGAGCGGCATCGTCACGCGTTCGAGCAAGGGCGGGTCAAGTGCGAACGCGAACGCCTTCGTGTTCGAGGACAAGAGGGGCGCCGAGCAGGTCCTGCTGCACGCCGAGCGCAACCTCGATGTGGAGGTGGAAGGCGACGAGACGCACACGACCGACAAAACGCGCACGACGCTGATCAAGGGGCACGAGTCGGCAACCTACGAGGCGGGCGAGGAGCGGCACATCACCGCCGGTGCGGTGGAGACGATCGACGGCGGCGAGGAGCGCACGGTGACGGGCGGCGCGACCGAGACGGTGGCAGGCGGCGAGCAACGCACGATCGCGGGCGGGGCGACCGAGACGATCACGGGCGGGGAGATGCGCACGGTCACCGGCGGCATCACCGAGACGGTCAATGGCGGCGTGACGCTGACGGTGAACGGCACGGTGGTGCGGCTTCTCAGTGGCACCGACATCCGGATCGTTGGTGCAGGGCGTATCGAGATCGTCAACGCGATCGACGCCAAGGTGGTGATGGGGCCGAACATCACCACCGTGACCGGCCCCAAGATCGTGTTCGCGCCGTTCATCATCCACTACGCCGACACCTACACGATCAACACCGTCAACTACATCGTCAACGCCAAGGTGGTGATCCACAACAAGCCCACGCAGACGCTCCACATCCAGGAGCACAGCCACTGGCGCTGGACGCGCTACGACATCGAAGTGTGGCAGGGCGGGACGCACAACGTGGCGTTCGACATCTACGGCATGAAGCTGATGGTGAGCAAGTGGTTCTTGTCCGTCAATGGCATCTTCGTCAACCTCGCCGCGAAGACCGAGATCCAGACGATGAACAAGTACCAGGTCGGCTGGTT